A region of Natribaculum luteum DNA encodes the following proteins:
- a CDS encoding phosphomannomutase: MTLFGTAGIRGPVEEQVTPELALSVGQAAGVAGETFVVGRDGRETGPALAAAMEAGLESTGADVRRLGQVPTPALAFASQGRHGVMLTASHNPPADNGIKLFVDGVEYDRDEEEAVEAAVGDSELAPWDEWGRSERLDVLDAYRDAVATYVRDRFGTDATPLSGLSVAVDCGTGVGALATPQVLESLGAEVVALNATVDGHFPARESKPTPETLTDLAAFLADGAFDLGLAHDGDADRLVVLDGDGDVIHEDTILAVVAASYVRTAAVADPVVVTTPNASARIDELVRDAGGRVERVRLGALHEGIARERERGDADTEVVFAAEPWKHVHPAFGGWIDGIASAALVAALVVEAGGTDALREPVTERPYRKVSVDCPDEAKETVMARLETALPEAFPGAAVDTDYGVRLEFDDAAWTLVRPSGTEPYVRIYAESDDVDQLIADVSEVVEAAIDEER; encoded by the coding sequence ATGACGCTGTTCGGGACGGCAGGAATCCGGGGCCCCGTCGAAGAGCAGGTGACGCCGGAGCTGGCACTCTCGGTCGGACAGGCCGCAGGCGTCGCCGGAGAGACGTTCGTCGTCGGCCGTGACGGCCGCGAGACGGGGCCGGCGCTCGCGGCGGCGATGGAGGCCGGTCTCGAGAGTACCGGGGCCGACGTTCGCCGACTCGGACAGGTCCCGACGCCCGCGCTCGCCTTTGCCTCGCAGGGGCGACACGGCGTGATGCTCACGGCGAGTCACAACCCGCCGGCGGACAACGGAATCAAGCTCTTCGTCGACGGCGTCGAGTACGACCGCGACGAGGAGGAGGCCGTCGAGGCCGCAGTCGGCGACTCCGAACTCGCCCCGTGGGACGAGTGGGGGCGTTCGGAACGCCTCGACGTGCTCGACGCCTACCGCGACGCCGTCGCGACGTACGTCCGCGACCGGTTCGGAACCGACGCGACCCCACTCTCGGGGCTGTCGGTCGCCGTCGACTGCGGGACCGGCGTCGGCGCACTCGCGACTCCGCAGGTCCTCGAGTCGCTCGGTGCCGAGGTGGTCGCGCTGAACGCGACCGTCGACGGCCACTTCCCCGCTCGAGAGAGCAAGCCGACGCCCGAGACGCTGACCGACCTCGCTGCTTTCCTCGCCGACGGGGCGTTCGACCTCGGGCTGGCCCACGACGGCGACGCCGATCGCCTGGTCGTCCTCGACGGCGACGGCGACGTGATCCACGAGGACACGATCCTCGCTGTCGTCGCCGCCTCCTACGTCCGGACGGCCGCCGTCGCGGACCCGGTCGTCGTCACCACGCCCAACGCCTCGGCCCGGATCGACGAACTGGTTCGCGACGCCGGCGGACGCGTCGAACGGGTGCGACTCGGCGCACTCCACGAGGGGATCGCTCGAGAGCGCGAACGCGGCGACGCGGACACCGAGGTCGTCTTCGCGGCCGAACCCTGGAAACACGTCCACCCCGCCTTCGGCGGCTGGATCGACGGCATCGCCAGCGCCGCACTCGTCGCCGCGCTCGTCGTCGAGGCGGGCGGCACCGACGCCCTCCGCGAGCCCGTGACCGAACGCCCCTACCGCAAGGTGAGCGTCGACTGCCCCGACGAGGCGAAAGAAACCGTGATGGCGCGCCTCGAGACGGCGCTCCCCGAGGCTTTCCCCGGGGCGGCGGTCGACACTGACTACGGCGTCCGACTCGAGTTCGACGACGCCGCCTGGACGCTCGTCCGCCCCAGCGGGACCGAACCCTACGTCCGGATCTACGCCGAGAGCGACGACGTCGACCAGTTGATCGCAGACGTCAGCGAGGTCGTCGAGGCGGCGATCGACGAGGAGCGGTGA
- a CDS encoding MaoC family dehydratase: MTQENSGGSNISTMADVWTKMASTFVQSATAANRAAVSAMLPPLSTQNGSEPDAVPASIPSVEYSRLDWEFERSVDDSAEISVGDSVTFEKTLTDEDVRAFAQVSGDTNRLHLDEEFAAKSRFGERIVHGTLVSGLISAALARLPGLTIYLSQDLEFRGPVGIGDRVSARVEIVEDLGNDQYRLETRIHDETADATVVDGEAVVLIDDLPEE; this comes from the coding sequence ATGACACAGGAAAACTCCGGGGGGAGTAACATTTCCACTATGGCAGACGTATGGACGAAAATGGCCAGTACCTTCGTCCAGAGTGCGACCGCCGCAAACCGCGCTGCCGTCTCGGCGATGTTGCCGCCCCTCTCGACCCAGAACGGCTCGGAGCCCGACGCCGTCCCCGCCTCGATTCCGTCGGTCGAGTACTCCCGCCTCGACTGGGAGTTCGAACGCTCCGTCGACGATTCGGCCGAGATCAGCGTCGGCGACAGCGTCACCTTCGAGAAGACGCTCACCGACGAGGACGTTCGCGCGTTCGCGCAGGTCAGCGGCGACACGAACCGACTCCACCTCGACGAGGAGTTCGCCGCGAAGAGTCGCTTCGGCGAACGAATCGTCCACGGAACCCTGGTGTCGGGGCTCATCAGCGCCGCACTCGCTCGCCTTCCCGGATTGACCATCTACCTCTCACAGGACCTCGAGTTCCGCGGCCCCGTCGGTATCGGCGACCGCGTCTCCGCTCGCGTCGAGATCGTCGAAGACCTCGGAAACGACCAGTACCGACTCGAGACCCGTATCCACGACGAAACCGCCGACGCGACCGTCGTCGACGGCGAGGCCGTCGTCCTCATCGACGACCTGCCCGAGGAGTAG
- a CDS encoding AbrB/MazE/SpoVT family DNA-binding domain-containing protein, with amino-acid sequence MTDDSGQVPWLPAMFTKQMQEAGEQVAESQQEMMRQLMEASSTTPFDNLSNLGAMSMGTATFKARVQSGGRISIPEPEREALDIEEGDIVQTIVVPIKRTRNQE; translated from the coding sequence ATGACGGACGACTCCGGCCAGGTGCCCTGGTTGCCTGCGATGTTCACGAAGCAGATGCAGGAAGCCGGCGAGCAGGTCGCCGAATCGCAACAGGAGATGATGAGACAGCTGATGGAGGCCAGTTCCACGACCCCGTTCGACAACCTGTCGAACCTGGGGGCGATGAGCATGGGCACCGCGACGTTCAAAGCCCGCGTCCAGAGCGGTGGCCGGATCAGCATTCCCGAACCCGAACGGGAAGCCCTCGACATCGAAGAGGGAGACATCGTCCAGACCATCGTCGTCCCGATCAAGCGAACCCGCAACCAGGAGTAA